The following proteins are co-located in the [Pasteurella] mairii genome:
- a CDS encoding pyruvate kinase, with product MKSFNLEEALKGEPVLLKNGDKGYVKFLVPDICSKNTQTEFVGYGISVDEEFYICEWDSEGNDRLYDESSIIGMWG from the coding sequence ATGAAGTCATTTAATCTTGAAGAGGCGCTAAAAGGTGAGCCAGTTTTACTAAAAAATGGTGATAAAGGCTATGTGAAATTTTTAGTGCCGGATATTTGTAGCAAAAATACACAAACAGAATTCGTGGGTTATGGTATTTCGGTGGATGAAGAATTTTATATCTGTGAATGGGATAGTGAGGGGAATGATCGTCTATATGATGAAAGTTCTATTATAGGTATGTGGGGATAA
- a CDS encoding Bacteriophage Lambda NinG protein, with product MDCALIFAKQSKAEAEQKANNKRKKAFREENKTLNALTQEAQAAVNKYIRLRDEGMRHL from the coding sequence ATGGACTGCGCCTTGATCTTCGCCAAGCAGAGTAAGGCGGAAGCAGAGCAAAAAGCAAATAATAAGCGTAAGAAAGCATTTAGGGAGGAAAATAAAACGCTAAATGCTTTAACCCAAGAGGCGCAAGCGGCGGTGAATAAATATATTCGGTTACGAGATGAGGGTATGCGGCATTTGTAA
- the ninB_2 gene encoding putative recombination protein NinB, which translates to MEIKQQFFLRGEQVRLNSMEFIRTLPIDEKKPLVVSIKPMTRSLEQNAKLHAMLSDIAKQCEFQGKKRDVETWKMIFVSAHKIAKGGQAEMAIGLEGEVINLRESTVQMSVKRLASLIEYVQAYCDLNGVVLNDKWGFWGG; encoded by the coding sequence ATGGAAATTAAACAACAGTTTTTCTTGCGCGGCGAACAAGTGCGGTTAAATTCAATGGAGTTTATTCGTACTTTGCCAATTGATGAGAAAAAACCGCTGGTGGTGAGTATTAAGCCAATGACACGCAGCCTTGAGCAAAACGCGAAGTTACACGCGATGTTAAGTGATATTGCGAAACAGTGCGAATTTCAGGGTAAAAAACGGGATGTGGAAACCTGGAAGATGATTTTTGTTTCTGCCCATAAAATCGCCAAGGGTGGTCAGGCGGAAATGGCAATTGGGCTGGAGGGCGAGGTGATTAATTTGCGTGAAAGTACTGTGCAAATGAGCGTGAAGCGGTTGGCAAGCCTTATCGAATATGTACAGGCATACTGTGATTTGAATGGTGTGGTTTTAAACGATAAATGGGGATTTTGGGGAGGATGA